TCCTTATATGGCAATATTTGTAACAATCAGATTATCTCTTGCGTCATTCAATGAAATGAGTTGGCAGTCATTTGCCTTAGTCGAAGGGGCATCCCAAGCTAAGGATAAGACTTTGTTTGATAAAAACACTCAAACGATTGAAAATGATTATATTAAAGTGGCTATACAAAATAATGGACTGATTGATATAACCAATAAAGAAACCAACATCACTTACCCAAGTGGATTAATATTTGAAAATGTAGGAGATGTTGGAAATGAATATATTTTTAAACAGCCAGAAAATGATACTCCTTTATATGCACATGATTTTCCTACAACAATTAACGTCGTAACAGATACACCATTAGTATGTGAAGTGTTGATTGAACAGCAAATGATGATTCCACTTTCAGCGGAAGACTTATTACAAGAGGAAATGAAAGCTGTCATTGAAATGCGGGATAGACAAGCACAACGCAGCAAAGATTTAGGCACACTTACTCTTAAAACAACTTTAAGGGTAGAAAAGAATAATCGTCAAATTAAATGTCACACTGAATTTGATAATCAAATGCGAGACCATCGCTTACGCGTTCTTTTCCCGACTGATTTAACCACAGAAACTCATGTTGCCGAAAGTATTTTTGAAGTAGTTGAAAGACCAAATACTGTACAAAATAAACATTGGGAGAACCCAACAAATCCACAACATCAACACTCGTTTGTAGCGTTAAGAGATGAAAAAAATGGTATCACCATATCAAATTACGGTTTAAATGAGTATGAAATTCTAACTAACAATACTATTGCTGTGACATTGCTACGTGCTGTTGGTGAATTAGGGGATTGGGGATATTTCCCAACGCCAGAAGCTCAGTGTCTTGGCAAACAATCGGTTGATTTTGCCATAGAAGTCACAACTGAAAACACATTATTTGATTCTTACAAACGTGCTCAAAGTTTGCAAATCCCAACAACAGTCAAACAAACAATACATCACACAGGCGTGTTAGCTCCTAATTATCAATTCTTATCCATTGATGGTAAACAGTTTGCATTGACTGCTCTTAAAAGACAAGAGTTTGGAGAAGATATTATTACAAGAGGATTTAACTTATCCAATCAAACCTCTTCTACTCTTAATCTAGAAATAAATGAGTACACACCATTTGAAGCCAATATGATTGAAGAATTTAAAGAAAATACGTCGGTCTCTACTATTATGGAACCTGCGAAAATCCAAACATTACGTTGGAAAAAGAAATAAAAAATAACACTCTATTTAGTCAGATGATTAAATAGAGTGTTATTCGTTATTTCATTAATCCTTCATGAATGGTATCTAAATTCCATTTCAACATATCATAATAAGTGTCTCCTGTTTCACCTTTTTTTGCTAGTGAATCAGTAAATATCGTATCATAAATTGGAATACCTGTTTCTCGTGAGACAGTCTCCATACTGCGAGCATCCACACTTTGTTCAACAAATAGATTGGGCACTTTTGTTTGTTTAATCTTATCAATGATTTGACTCATCTGATCAGGTGTCCCTTGGTTTTCTGTGTTGATTTCCCAAATATACGCTGCATTCACCCCGTAAGCTTTAGAAAAATATTTAAATGCGCCCTCACTGGTTACAAGTAGATTTTTATCTTTTGGAATATCGGCAAATCGACTGGTATTTTCATTATGTAAGGCTTCTAGTTTTTCTGTATAAGCTTTGGCATTTTTTTCATAATCTTCTTTATGTTTCGCATCTTTCTCAACTAAAACATCCTTGATATTATTCACATAAGTGATACCATTTTTTAATGATAGCCAAGCATGAGGGTCTTGCTCACTTTCTTGCCCCTCACTCGTTAGATACATTGGCTCAACATTTTTACTGACAACAAAATAATCTTCATTTTCTTTTTTCTTACTTGTTTGCATTAATTTTAAGAACCAGCCATTGCCACCTGTTTCAAGATTCAACCCATTATAGAAAATCACATCCGCATCGGTTGATTTTGAGATATCCTCAGGAAGTGGCTCATATTCATGTGGGTCTGTACCCCTAGAAACAATACTGTGAACATCAACATGTTCCCCACCCACATTTTCAACCATATCTGCAATAATCGAATTCGTTGCTACTACTTTAAACTTATCATTCGCTGAATTTTTCTCTGTAGATGATTCTCCCGTTGAGCATCCAGCTAAAAAGAATACCATTAACCCTGCTATAAGACTTGATAAAATAAGACTAGACTTCTTCAATGACAACTTCCTCTTTTCTTTTAAAAATAAATCCTTGTTTTGGGGAAAATATAAACGCCATGATAAAAAATACAACAGTGGTCAGAACAATAGTGGCTCCTGAAGCTAAGTTATAGGAATAGCTAAAGAATAAGCCAATCACGGCACTAATGGCACCTAAACTACTAGCAAGCACAATCATCGTTGATAGCTTATCCGTTAACAGATAAGCTGTTGCAGCAGGTGTCACAAGCATAGCAACCACCAAAATAGTTCCTACTGTTTGTAGGGATGATACTGCAACAAGCGTTAAGAAAAACATTAACGCATAATGAATGACTTGAACTTTTAATCCATAGGCTTGTGCCATGACAGGATCAAATGAGCTGACTAATAATTCTTTATAAAATAAAACCACAAATAAAATGACCGCAACTGCAACAGCTAATGTTGTGTACATATCACTTGGTCTAACTGCTAAAACATTTCCAAATAAAATATGATATAAATCGGTCGAGCTTTCGGCAAATGAGATTAAAATAATCCCTAAAGCAAAAAATGAACTAAAGACAATCCCGATAGCTGTATCGTTTTTTAATTTACTTTTTTGTGTCACAAAACCAATCAATCCTGCTGCCATTATTCCAAAAATTGATGCTCCTATCATGTAGCTACCACCAAGCATATAAGACACCGCAACTCCAGGTAATACTGCATGAGAAATCGCATCTCCCATCAGAGACATTCCTCTTAAAATAATAAAGCTCCCAATCACACCTGATACAACACCTACGATGACAGACGTGATTAAGGCGTTTTGTAGAAAATCATATTTTACTAAACCTTCAATAAAATGTTGTATCATTAGTCATTCACTCCTTTAATTACAATTTCACCCATTGTTTCCCCGTAAGCTTGTTGGATTGTTGAGGTCGTAAATGTTTTTGATACTGGACCACTGGCGATTAACTTTTTATTTAAAATAATTAAGTTGTCAAAGTACTCTTTGGTTTTATGTAAATCATGATGAACAATCACAATTGTTTTTCCTTCATCTCTCAACTCTTGTAATAGTTCAACAATTAATTTTTCACTCACCATGTCAATCCCTACAAATGGTTCGTCTAAAAAGATAATATCTGCATCTTGTGTTAAAGCTCTTGCAATAAATACGCGTTGTAATTGTCCACCTGATAGATTTCCTATTTGTCGTTTAGCAAAGTTATCCATTTTTACTTTTTCAAGCGATTCTTTTACTTTTTGTCGATCCTCTTTTTTAGGTCGACGAAATAATCCTAAATTAGGATATGTGCCTAACAGGACCGTTTCATCAACTTTTATTGGAAAAGTTAAATCTATGACACTTCGTTGTTCAACGTAAGCCACTTTCTTTCTGATTAAATCAATGGACTGACCACCTATCGTGACACGACCACTGTCTGTTTTAATCAGTCCAATAATACTTTTTAAAAAAGTCGACTTACCTGCACCATTAGGTCCGATAATCCCTGTGATTTTTCCAGGCTCAATGGATAAACTGATATCTTCTAAAGCTACTTTAGCTTGATATGATACTGATATATGTTGTACATCTATTGGTTCATGAGTTAAATACTCATAAGACATTGTTAATGCTTCTTCTTGCATTTCTTTCACCTTTTCTGTTTTTTTGGATTAGTTTAAATATTTTTTAGGCTAACCTAAACTAAAAACTATTATAACAAATGAGAATCATTTTCACAACTCTATTGTTTATAAAAATACATAAAAAAATAGGCGACTATAACATACAGTCGCCTCAATAGATGTTTATTTAATTAAAAGAACCGCTTATATAAAAGAAATATATGCCTATCATAATAAAAATAATACTTATTATATATTGTTTAACCATGCTTGTATCTCTAAATAATAATAACCTAGTTTTAACCCACGATTGAGCTAATATACCAAAAATAATACCGATTGTAATCGCAATAAAACCTATTAGATGGTACGTCTCTTCCATTATGCTTACACCTTTCTTAACTAATTAACTTAACAATCACTAAAAATAAACTAGATAAAATAGCTGTACTATTAAACAATAAATGGGCAATAACTGGTACCCAAATATTTTTTGATAGCAAATACATTAAACCAAATACCAAACCAGCGAAAGCATACGGCATACTAGCTATAAAACTGCCACCAAAATTATAGTAATGAGAAAAACCAAATAATATACTAGATAAAATTAACATGATAGATACTAACATCTTATTAGATTTGTATACATACATACCTTCATAGCGATAAGTTATTTCTTCAACAAAGGCTACAATTAAATCAACTATACCAGCTAATACAGAAAACAAAAGTCCTAATGCTGTATTAATATCATAAGCATAACTATACACCGGATTTTTTGGAATAAATTGATTAAAAAACGGTCTAGTGATTTGAATAATAAATGAAACTAAAATTAATGTGATCACAACGTATAATATATGGCGCCATTTCATCTTTTTAAAGTCTTTCCATTGATGTGATAACATTTCTTTTTTTGTGTTGATATCTCTTAAAAATAAACCAATAAACCAAAATACTGAAATAAAAAAATAGATATAACCATTTGTCCCTGCTATCGTTCTTGACAAGGTTAATATTAACAATGTTCCTATAAAAATAATGATGACTGATATAAAAGATTTTCTCATACTACTGTCTTTCATTGTTCATTTCTCCCTTCAAAAAACAACAAGTAAACCTAACTTACATAGTGTATCTAGGTTTGCTTATTATTTCAAGTATTTACTTTTAGATATAGAAAAGATTTTCTGATGAAAAGACTGGGTCACTGGTCACATTTATGCCCAATTTTTTAAGAACCTGTTCATCATCTTTGTTCAGCATAACGGTTGAGTGTGCTTCAACTCCGTCAAGATTAGCCAATTGTTCATAAGCTAGTTGAGCTGTTGGGTTCGTTACAGCGCTTATTGATAACGCAATTAGGACTTCATTGGCGTTTAAAGCAGTCATTTTATTGCCTAATTCGTCCACTTTCATTTTTTGAATGGTTTCTAAAATAACAGGAGACAATAATAAAATGTCATCTGAAATATTAGCTAAACGTTTAATTGAGTTTAAAATAGCAGCAGCTGAGGCATCCATCAAATCTGATGTACGTCCTGTTACAATTTCTCCAGTTGATAATTCAAACGCCATAACTGACATTGGGTTAACAGCCTCTTCACCTTCAGTCATTTCTTTCAACTTGTCAGCATACTCTCTTGCAGGAAGTACTGGACGACGATCTTCTTTTTTAAGTTCCATCTCTTCCATAATAAGTTGAATACGATTAACCACGTCCTCGTCAACCATTCCACGTTTATAAAAACACTCTGTATCAAAGCAACGACGAATAATTTCTTCTTTTGAAGC
This genomic stretch from Vagococcus sp. CY52-2 harbors:
- a CDS encoding CPBP family intramembrane glutamic endopeptidase — encoded protein: MKDSSMRKSFISVIIIFIGTLLILTLSRTIAGTNGYIYFFISVFWFIGLFLRDINTKKEMLSHQWKDFKKMKWRHILYVVITLILVSFIIQITRPFFNQFIPKNPVYSYAYDINTALGLLFSVLAGIVDLIVAFVEEITYRYEGMYVYKSNKMLVSIMLILSSILFGFSHYYNFGGSFIASMPYAFAGLVFGLMYLLSKNIWVPVIAHLLFNSTAILSSLFLVIVKLIS
- a CDS encoding metal ABC transporter permease, producing MIQHFIEGLVKYDFLQNALITSVIVGVVSGVIGSFIILRGMSLMGDAISHAVLPGVAVSYMLGGSYMIGASIFGIMAAGLIGFVTQKSKLKNDTAIGIVFSSFFALGIILISFAESSTDLYHILFGNVLAVRPSDMYTTLAVAVAVILFVVLFYKELLVSSFDPVMAQAYGLKVQVIHYALMFFLTLVAVSSLQTVGTILVVAMLVTPAATAYLLTDKLSTMIVLASSLGAISAVIGLFFSYSYNLASGATIVLTTVVFFIMAFIFSPKQGFIFKRKEEVVIEEV
- a CDS encoding metal ABC transporter ATP-binding protein; translated protein: MQEEALTMSYEYLTHEPIDVQHISVSYQAKVALEDISLSIEPGKITGIIGPNGAGKSTFLKSIIGLIKTDSGRVTIGGQSIDLIRKKVAYVEQRSVIDLTFPIKVDETVLLGTYPNLGLFRRPKKEDRQKVKESLEKVKMDNFAKRQIGNLSGGQLQRVFIARALTQDADIIFLDEPFVGIDMVSEKLIVELLQELRDEGKTIVIVHHDLHKTKEYFDNLIILNKKLIASGPVSKTFTTSTIQQAYGETMGEIVIKGVND
- a CDS encoding metal ABC transporter substrate-binding protein, with product MKKSSLILSSLIAGLMVFFLAGCSTGESSTEKNSANDKFKVVATNSIIADMVENVGGEHVDVHSIVSRGTDPHEYEPLPEDISKSTDADVIFYNGLNLETGGNGWFLKLMQTSKKKENEDYFVVSKNVEPMYLTSEGQESEQDPHAWLSLKNGITYVNNIKDVLVEKDAKHKEDYEKNAKAYTEKLEALHNENTSRFADIPKDKNLLVTSEGAFKYFSKAYGVNAAYIWEINTENQGTPDQMSQIIDKIKQTKVPNLFVEQSVDARSMETVSRETGIPIYDTIFTDSLAKKGETGDTYYDMLKWNLDTIHEGLMK